tggggacctgggagccccactgtctctccctctatcacttcTAGTTCCCCTTCCTGCTCCTCTGGTTCCTCCCTGGGCCCTGTTGCTCCCCTTTTCTTTACCTCACCTCACCCCCCATTGCTCTACACTGTCTACCCTGCTTGTGCAGAGTCACCCAGGCTAGGTACCGTCCCCTCCCTGAACTTCCTGCTCCCAGGGCCCAGGTTGCTGCCCATCCTCACCCACGCCGATGCTGCCGTAGCCCAGGTGGGGAGGCACGATGAGGCGTCGCCGCTCGTTGACACACATGCCCATAAGTCCCCGGTCCATGCCAGTGATGAGGCGCCCCACGCCCACCACAATGGCCACCAAGGTGCTGCGGTCATAGCTGGGGGGAAAGGGGGCACAGGTGGGATATGGTGGCCCCTACCCTGTTACACACACGCATAGGAGAGCCGATATCCACAATACCCCTCTCCTACACATGTGCTCCTGTCTCCAGTGCAGACCTTCCTCCTAAGTGGATCGATACTCCCATCTTAATAGGTTGGGCTGTGGAGAAAGGAAAGCCCCTGAGTTGACGCCTTTGATTTGCCTGGAGCTGGAGGAACACTCAGGCTGGTCTGCTGTTAAGGTCTGCTGACAGCAAGAGTACTAAGATGGCACAGAAGAGAGAGGACcatttactgagcacctactgTATGCCAGGTGAAGTGGTCAACGTTGTAAAATTTATTACAATACCACACTGCCTAATGGCTTTTGGTCAATGATTGACTACATACACAACAGAAGTACATGCTCTAGGTGTGTGGCAGGCCGTGATATTTATGTGTGTGCATCTACACACACTATGATACCCACATAATGAAATCATTCAACAATGCATTCTGTGGTGGTctgagagatggctcagtgaataaagtactgaactctcaagcatgagaacctgagttcaagccccagcagcacatgtaccaggatgataactggttctttccctctcctcctatctttctcattaataaacaaaatctttaaaacaaacaaacaaacaaaaaccaatgcATTGTGTGGGACATAGCCATTCATGACTTCATCTTGTTGAGGTCACTTCTTTGTGAGGAGAGCATTGCTGGTTTCATTTTACAGATATATTTATTGGGGAGACAAcagaatggttatgtaaaaagacttttgtgcttgaggctgcaaagtcccaagttcattccccagcactgccataaaccagagctgagcagtgttctggtctctttctacctttctctgtatctccctcattaaaatagaatcaactaattaaaaaagaggggggccgggcagtagcgcagcaggttaagcacacatggcgcaaagtgctaggaccagcgtaaggatcccagttcgaggccccagctccccaccagcagggggtttgcttcacaggcagtgaagcaggtctgcaggtgtctatctttctctcctcctctctgtcttcccttcctctctccatttctctctgtcctatccaacaacaatgacatcaataataacaacaacaataataaccacaacaacaataaaacagcaagggcaacaaaaagggaaaaaaattagtcttcaggagcagtggattcgtggtgctggcactgagtcccagcaataaccctggaggcaaaaaaaaaaagaatcgttaaaaatagagaaaggtctaaagcatcactctggcacaagggaTATTAGGGATTAAGCTTGTAGTCCCATGCCCACAAATCTGGTGCTCTATCAGCTGCACAACCTCCTGGGCCatttttgttttaagaaaaatttagtccccacctgcagggggagggctttccgaatggtgaagcagtattgcaggtgcttctttgtctctctccctctttatcacctcctcccatctagatttctggctttttctatccagtaaataagtaaagataataataataagaagaaaaagaaacattgaaatTTGAGAGTGTGGATGAGCTGCCCAGGTCAGACAGCTAATGTGTGGTCATGAACCTCACAAGCCCATGCCACTTCAGCATAGACCCTCCAAGTGCTGGAAGCAGACCTAGTTGGGGTTAAGGAGTGATTTTCAGCTTTGAAAAGTTCTATCCTGGgcgtcgggtggtggcacagcgggttaagcacacgtggcgcaaagcgcaaggactggcgtaaggatcccggttcgagcccacctgcagggaagtcacttcacaagtggtgaagcaggtctgcaggtgtctgtctttctctccccctctggcttcccctcctctctccacttctctctgtcctatctaacaataacatcaataaccacacgatgttaaacaacaagggcaacaagagaaaataaataaatattaaaaaaataagaaaaagaaaaaaagaaaagttctatcCTAGGTCAGGGGAGATGGCACAATTATTTTACAAAAGACTTCTAtggctgaggcaccagaggtcccaggttcaatcccttgcaccatcataaaccagagctgagtagacagtgctttggtttaaaaagaaagaaaaggcaatgtCCTATTCTAAAGGCcatactattttttgtttgtttgctttaattaTAGTTTTAACCTTTCAACAGCTAAGGGAAGATggagatttttattttgattgAAGGGGCccaaggtctgggaagttttcccaGTTCAACAATGCATGGATTGGGTCTAGCCATGCTCCTGGAGTCACCGCCAGGGAAGTAAGCTCCAGTGGCTAGCCCCTTCCTACACTCCAGACCAGCAAGTGCTCTGGATTCTACTCCTGCCTACTCTACTGCCTACCCCTCCTTTTGTCTACTTAGCTGGTTTCACATCCACCTTCCTCCTTCACAGTGCGATTATGAAGGCTTAAGCACTAAGGAAGTTTCAGCAGTTGACACTATTACTTTCCAGAATCAAGGGTAACGTGCTGAGACAGCTGGTAGACTACCTGGCACTGTGgaagttctctttctcttttgctctttGTAAAATTGGGACCTTACACACATGctcatgtgatttcactgctctgagcaaCTCTTCtcagattgaaagagaaaaagacagaaaaggggagagatatcatAGTACTAGAATTTCCTCTGGTGCCACAGTGCTTCTGACATGGCGCCAGGATTTGAACTTGGACtgagtgcatggcaaggcatacaccctacctgatatcttcttatttatttatttattctcttttgttgcccttgttgttttattgttgtagttattattgttgtcatcgttgttggataggacagagagaaatggagaaaggaggggaagacagagagaaggagagaaagacagacacctgcagacctgcttcaccgcttgtgaagtgactcccctacaaggtggggagccggggattcaaaccgagatccttaagccggtccttgcgctttgcgtcacctgcgcttaacacactgcgctaccgccggacgcccgatatctttattttcattcattGTCTTGTTTGAGTCCTAACATGAGCCTTAGgaagtaggctttttttttttttcattttattggacatgatagagagaaaatgagagtgggaggggaagatagggagaaagacacctgcagacctgcttcactgcttatgaaaggaCCCCAGGAACCAGAATCattgcaggggtccttgtgcttcatactatgtgcatttaacctggtgcactacagcACGGTCCCTGGAAGTAggaactgttttctttctttctttctttctttctttctttctttctttctttctttctctctttctttctttctttctaatataatatttatttattagatagagacagagagaaaatttgaaggggggaggtagacaggagaaatgacagacatctgtagacctgtttcaccactcatgaagcttccccctgcaggtggggaccaggggcttgaacctgggttctcgcacactgtggtatgtgtgcttaaccaggagagcCGTCACCTGGCCCCGGGAGGAACTGTTTtcaatcccccctttttttcagatTAAGAAGCAAAACTTAGAGAAAATTACTTGATTATGGTTATAAACTTTAatttgaatccagggcctcagatTCTGAAGTTcatggcttattttattttattttattttaccagagcactgctcaactctggctatggTAGTGCTGAGAATTGGTTTCTCAGGaataaaggtatttttaaaattaatttttatttgatagaatggagagaaattatgagaagaaagggagatatgggagacagagagatcggtagcactgcttcacagttgtGAACCGTTCCCTGGTagatggggatgaggggcttgaacccaggtccttgcatgtgggaatgtgtgtgctcaaccaggtatgccaccgcctggccctgaaagtcttttttttcattaactGTTGTTCTATTTCCCCAACCCTGGCATAcgtggttaattttttttcattatttatttcatgagatagagaaataggagaaggagaaataagcCAGAACAgccttctggcatatgtgatgtcagggattaaATTTAGCACTTATTgctttcttttcaaaaaatattcattcattcattcccttttgttgcccttgttgttttattgttgtagttattattattcttgttactgatgtcattgttgttggataggacagagagaaatggagagaggaggggaagacagagagggagagaaagatagacacctgcagacctgctttactgcctgtgaagcaactcccctgcaggtggtaagtctggggcttgaactgggatccttacaccagttgttaccctttgcgccacctgcgcttaacccgctgtgctaccacccgactcccaggactttATGCTTTCAAGTCCACTTTACCTGCACCACCTCACAAGCCACTGGAttgagtctctctttctttctctcttattgaatagagacagagaaatcaagaaggaaggggaagataagagagggtgggagagagagagaaagagagagagagagaaagacacctgcagccctgcttgtgaagcttttttcctgcaggtggggactgggagcttgaacctgggtccttgcacattgtacatgTGCTCTCAAATAAGTGTGCCACCAAGCAGCCCCCAGagtttatatttctatttttttaaaggaaagtcttttttatcttttatttatttattattggataaagacggagagaaattcagaggggagagggagctagagagtagatacctgcagccctacttcactattagtgtagctttcctccttcaggtggggaccagggcacttaaccaggtgtgccaccacctggccctgagtttATATTTCTATCCAAATACACTGCTGGTCTCCAAAGCAAGAGCCACTAATCTGTGGGTTCAGCTATGTGTTTTGGGGAAGCATCATAGAGGGCTTAACTTCTTGGGGTGTCACAtgtggttggtgtgtgtgtgtgtgtgtgtgtgtgtatgtgtgtgtgtgtgacagggaCCCAAGGTTTAACAGAGATTGGCACAAGTCCTGCCCTGCCTCCCTGCCAAAGCAAACCAAAAGCCAGGGATCAGGCCAGAACATTATCTCTCAAACCCCAGGGCTGGCAGAGCTAAAATGGAATGGGGAGGAGGggtacagagacacagagagggagcatGAGGACCTTCTGAGGAGCCCAAATAGTAGGTCCTATCACATGTCACACAGTCAGAAAGGGTTATAGCAGGGGCTATGCCCCACATCCTGAATCCACTACATGGCCCTCCCCACTTTACCTTGTGGGCTCCTGCTGGCCTCAATTCCttccaacaaaacaaaacaaaagaaaacagcaacaacagatAACACTTGCACTCTCTTGTCTAAGCAAAGCTACacagacgggggcttgaaccaagggaGATAGGCTGGATGGAAGGGGgtagagtcttttaaaaaatatttattttcccttttgttgcccttgtttttattgctgttgtagttatttttgttgttgttattgatgtcgttgttgttggataggacagagagaaatggagagaggaagggaagacagagaggagagaaagacacctgcagacctgcttcacagcctgtgaagcaactcccctgcaggtggggagctacacCAGACTCCCAAGGGGGGTAGGGTCTTTTGAGAGAACACTGGAGGCTTCACATGCAGCTGAGACCCTACACCCTCACACCTCCTCCAGATAAAACCGTGTTAAATAACAATAGAGCAGGTCACCTGGATTCTCAGACACTGGGGTGTAGgagcagttggggggggggactttgAAAGTCTGGAGTGGAGTAAGTACTGGGACACAGGCTTAGAGGGGACAAGAGACCACTGGATCCCAGGACCTAAGAAAACCTGCAGGGGGCGCTCCGGAAAGAAGCGTGGGAGTACCCACCCCATTACCTGGAGTCAAACTTCTTGCCATCCTCAAATGTGCCGTTGTAGTGGTAGCGCACGAAATCGCCCATCTGTACTTCCCGGGGACAGGCCCTGGGGATGTGGTACCTTTCGATGACTACATCTTCCAGGGGCCCCCCAGCCGGGTTGGCGcggcccagccccctccccacagcctgcagcagcagcagcagcagcagcaccaggggaagccgaGAGAGGATGTGGCTGCGGGGCGCCGCGCGGGACATGGTGTCTGGAGCTGGGGCGGCCGACAGTGAGGCCGAGCTAGGGAGCCTCCGCCAACAACCTCCTGTCCCCCCTCCTCCGCCCAAAGCTGGCTCCCCCCCTTCCTGTCCACGGGCCTCACCCCCCGCCCATAGCGGTCCACGTGGAATGGGGGCTGGGAAGACTGagctggcaggggtggggtggagggtgagggtggacaagGAGGACCCGGCGGTCCTGGTGTTCCGGAGGCCGAAGAACGAGCTGAGCTGCAGAGCCGCCCCGCACGGGGCAGAGCGAGCAGGCCGCGCAGCGAGGCGAGAAGCAGAGCAAACTCCCCAAACAcaaccctccccctctccctccccctcttcatgTGGCTTTGTTCAGAACCCGAGGGCCCAGTCTAGCTCTGTGTCCCCTGCCCGGGCCGGCTTGTCGGGGGTCTGAGCTGCTTTGCTCGGCAAGAGCGGGCTTGGGGACGGGGCTCAAATGGAGGCTGAGGGGCAAACGTCGGGACTGTGCCCGTCGGGAGGCTGGGGGACACTCGGAGCGACGGCTTAGGAGCTGGGGGTGAGCGGTACGCCGCTGGAGGTGCAGAGTTGGGTGCTTGGGGATGGCATTTGCCTTCAATTCTCGATCTGTAGGTGTAGGGATGGCTTTCTGGGCTGCCCGTCCCTGCGGGAAGTGTCCCCCCATCCTCCCCCCTCTTGGTCAGGGGAAGACTCCAATGGCAAAAGATGAGGCCAAAGGAGGGGACTCCGGACACCACTGGGGACTCTGAAAGAGTTGGGGCGCCGGGCCCAAGCCACGCCCCTGTACTGCCCGCCCCCCACGCCGCCTGAGGCGGTGCGCTAAGACCCGGAGGGCGCGCCGCCCCCTGCGCTCCACCCCCCGGCTGCCTGCCCGCGGGGCCTGGACGCCTGCTCGGAGCACGACGGCGGGGGCATGGGGCGGGCGGCCTGGGCgctgctgtggctgctgctgGGCCGCGCCGGGGCGCAGTACGAGAAGTACAGCTTCCGGGGCTTCCCGCCCGAGGACCTGATGCCCCTGGCCGCGGCCTACGGCCACGCGCTGGAGCAGTACGAGGGCGAGAGCTGGCGCGAGAGCGCGCGCTACCTGGAGGCGGCGCTGCGGCTGCACCGGCTGCTGCGGGACAGCGAGGCCTTCTGCCACGCCAACTGCAGCGGCCCCGTGCCGGCCGGCGCCCCGCCGGGCCTCTCGCCCGGCCCCGACGGCGGCGGCGCCGAGTGGGCGCACGAGCTGCGGCTCTTCGGCCGCGTCCTGGAGCGCGCCGCCTGCCTGCGGCGCTGCAAGCGCACGCTGCCCGCCTTCCAGGTGCCCTACCCGCCGCGCCAGCTGCTGCGCGACTTCCAGAGCCGCCTGCCCTACCAGTACCTGCACTACGCGCACTTCAAGGTGGGCACCCCGGGctcggctgggctgggctgggctcggTGGCGGgagcgcggggggcgcggggcgcggggcccgGGGCTAGCGCTGACAAGCACGCACCATCGCGCCAGCTAGTGCGCCCCTCCGACCCGGCGCACCTCCGTTACCACCCCGCAGGCTAACCGGCTGGAGAAGGCCGTGGCCGCGGCCTACACCTTCCTGCAGCGGAACCCGAAGCACGAGCTGACCACCAAGTATCTCAACTATTACCGCGGGATGCTGGACGCCGACGATGAACCGCTCACGGATTTGGAGGCTCAGCCCTatgaggtgaggggagagaggaagggcaggACCCTCCATAGGGCTTGTAGCAGGGAACGGTGTATCTATCCCCTGACCTCCCGGCCTCGCTCCCCTCCGCCCAGGCTGTGTTCCTCCGGGCCGTGAAGCTCTACAACAGTGGCGATTTCCGCAGCAGCACGGAGGACATGGAGCGGGCCTTGGCTGAATACATGGCCGTCTTTGCCCGCTGTTTGGCCAGCTGTGAGGGTGCCCATGAGCAGGTGGACTTCAAGGACTTCTACCCAGCCATAGCAGGTACTGCCCACCCCAGTTCCTGTCCCCAGAGCTTTAAGACATCCACACACTTTCATTTCATACATTTATGTCGCACCTGCTGAGTGAGTGACTGGTGGGCAACAGGGGTAAGGTGTCATCTTCagctttcagccacaaggttaaCAGACCCTCCACTGTTGGGTACAGAGAGACAATAGGATCCCCACATGAGCTGAGAGTGGTTGGGCTCACAGGTGTCCCAGGCTGAGTGCAGTGTGGCATCAGAGGTGCCCAGATGGGAAGCAGCCCAGCAAGTGGGTGCAGAAAGCCATCTGAGGTCTGAAATGACACCCACTGAGGGTGCCTAtctttgggtgtctctctgtgggggtggggagtagaggaATTGTCTTCAACTTCTCACTTtatcatttcactttttttttctttcttattagagcactgctctgctgtggctgatggtgatgcgggggattgaacctgggactttggagtctcaggcatgagaatctctttgcataaccattatgctatctacccttacaTCTTCAGCTTCTGTAACTGGGCTTCAGTCCTGTCTACAAACTCGGTGTGCCCTTCTCCCTGCATACCCTGGCTCCCTCTGGCTTCGGGGGTGGAAGTTGAGTTGTGTGGAGGCGGTGGTCAGCAGCCCAGCCCATAGTCTCCCTCAGCATCACCTGAATGCTGGGGGCTTGACACACTCACCCACTGTGAGCATTACAGGTTCAACAAGTGGGGCTGGGAGTGATCATCTTCCTTCCCTGGGGTAACTGCTCACCTCCTGTTGTCtctgcccccactcccaccccttccCACCAGATCTCTTTGCAGAATCCCTGCAGTGCAAGGTAGACTGTGAGACCAACTTGACCCCCAACGTGGGTGGCTACTTTGTGGAGAAGTTTGTGGCTACCATGTATCACTACCTGCAGTTTGCTTACTACAAGTGTGAGTCTCCTGGGGTTGTGTGTGCATCTGGGGTGTGGCAGGGTTGGGCACTGGACTGGGAACCTTGCAATGCACCTGAGGACAacctgagaggaggggagaatgggTGGGCAACCACTGAGGCAAATGACTAGAGAGCCAGGTGCAGCACTTGACTTTATGAAGCCCTGCCACATCTGTTCATCTCACTGGATCCTCTCATCTATCCTCTACAGCTGGTAATATGAACCCATTTTTTTAGACGAGATGCCTGACACCCACAGAGGGCAAGGGACTCTTAATCCTGTGGCTAATAATACACAACACCAGGGTTTATGGTTCCCTTTACTCAGAGGGAGATCCTTGCACTAGCTGGGGCTGGATGTACACTTTCCAGGATTCCTGCAATGCAGAGGTCCCAGCCTTCAAACTGAGGCTGGAGCTGGAGTGAAGGGACTGAAAACCAAAGCACCTGGAGGCCCCTCATGGATCCAGCTGGCAGAAGAGTTGAGGTCTGGGCTGCTGGCCTCTAATTCTCCAGTGCCACCATTCTCCAGCTGTGTGAGCTTGAGTAGCTTACTTCACCTCTCTGTGCCTCAAATTTCTTGCCTGTAAAAGGGGTATAACATAACAGTGGGGTTTATGTGAGTTCACCAGGGCTGGGCTTCTGGTAAGTATTTGGTACAATATAGTTTGAgtttatttccagagcactgttcagctctggcttatagtggtgctggagattgaacttgggccctttggtgtatcaggcatgaaagtcctttgcctaactattatgctatctccttagccctaGTTTATGTTATTGGCTGGGCTGAGGTACCCAAGCTTACCTCCTGCTGAGCTGGGAGGCAAATGGGGCAGAGGTTATTGGACTTCATTGGGAGATAGAAGAGGTTGGGTAGTAGCTAACCCTGAGCCAGGAAGTGCCGGAGTCACTCCTCACTCCTTCTCGTGTCACCTGCAGTGAATGATGTGCGCCAGGCTGCTCGAAGCGCAGCCAGCTACATGCTCTTCGACCCGCAGGACAGTGTCATGCAGCAGAACCTGGTGTATTACCGCTTCCACCGAGCTCGCTGGGGCTTGGAGGAGGAAGACTTCCAGCCCCGGGAGGTAGGCACTGCAGTCAGGGACACTTGTAGGATGTATGATGTgactgagtttttaaaaaatgactactcgggagtcaggctgtagtgcagtgagtgagttaagcgcaggtggcgcaaagcgcaaggaccactgtaaagatcacggttggagccctggctccccacttgcaggggagttgcttcacaggcggtgaaacaggtctgcaggtgtctgtctttctctccccctatctgtcttcccctcctctctccatttctctctgtcctatccaacaacgatgacaacattaataataactacaacaataaaaacaagggcaacaaaagggaataaataaataaataaataaataaataaataatgactacTCAGTTATagaccagagagggagagaaccagagcgtcactctggcatatgcgctGCCAGATATCAAAGCTAGAAACCttatgggggggctgggtggtggcacacctggttaaacgcacatattccgaagcccaaggacctgggttctagccctcaacctctacctgcaaggaggacactttatgagcagtgaagcaggtctgcaggtgtctatctttctctcccattctctcttttaaacggtttcttttaattctttttatctttatttattgaatagagacagccggaaactgagaggaagggggagatagagatggagaaagacagagagatacctgcagctctgcttcaccacttgtgaagctttccccctgcaggtggagaccaggggcttgaacctgggtcctttgcgcactgtaatatatgtgctcaaccaggtgcatcacctctctctctagctcccaatttctctgtcctatccaaaaaaaaaaaaaaaaacccaaacaaacaaaaaacaagaagaaagaaaaggaaaggaaaccttACCTACTTGAGTCCTGAGTCATCTTCCCAGTTTCAGtggtttgatttaaaaaaaaacagttgggattgggctgtggcacatccaggtgagcgcacatgtcactatgtgcaaggacccagatttaagcccttggtc
Above is a window of Erinaceus europaeus chromosome 12, mEriEur2.1, whole genome shotgun sequence DNA encoding:
- the P3H4 gene encoding endoplasmic reticulum protein SC65, giving the protein MGRAAWALLWLLLGRAGAQYEKYSFRGFPPEDLMPLAAAYGHALEQYEGESWRESARYLEAALRLHRLLRDSEAFCHANCSGPVPAGAPPGLSPGPDGGGAEWAHELRLFGRVLERAACLRRCKRTLPAFQVPYPPRQLLRDFQSRLPYQYLHYAHFKANRLEKAVAAAYTFLQRNPKHELTTKYLNYYRGMLDADDEPLTDLEAQPYEAVFLRAVKLYNSGDFRSSTEDMERALAEYMAVFARCLASCEGAHEQVDFKDFYPAIADLFAESLQCKVDCETNLTPNVGGYFVEKFVATMYHYLQFAYYKLNDVRQAARSAASYMLFDPQDSVMQQNLVYYRFHRARWGLEEEDFQPREEAMLYHNQTSELRELLEFAHMYLQSDDEMDLEEADSPAESEPLPSDAEFEGEGDYEEGIYADWWQEPDAKGDEAEAEPEPELA